In one window of Porites lutea chromosome 8, jaPorLute2.1, whole genome shotgun sequence DNA:
- the LOC140946112 gene encoding neurogenic differentiation factor 1-like gives MTKGAGEDNNASDQIVPASKEVNSSGDSSRYRKWAQLDRSRRLKASARERKRRHVLNNALELLRKKVPCVDQNPQKLSKIEVLRMAIDYIAMLSCYLKGSPQTAAVLSGPFTPVEMTSAIAPNIPAGSNLIMHDQAVTLVVPKTLDQFPGGDHYGIKSSELDVYLKGFQDYTQS, from the exons ATGACAAAAGGAGCTGGTGAAGACAACAACGCAAGCGATCAAATTGTTCCTGCAAGCAAGGAGGTGAACAGCTCCGGTGATAGCTCAAGGTACCGCAAGTGGGCACAACTTGACCGCAGTCGAAGACTAAAGGCCAGTGCTAGAGAGCGCAAAAGACGACATGTTCTGAACAACGCTTTAGAACTGTTACGAAAGAAAGTTCCCTGTGTGGACCAGAATCCACAGAAACTTTCTAAAATCGAGGTGTTGCGGATGGCTATTGATTATATCGCCATGTTGAGTTGCTATCTGAAAGGCTCTCCTCAAACTGCAGCAGTTCTATCCGGACCGTTTACACCCGTTGAAATGACATCAGCTATTGCGCCAAATATTCCTGCTGGTTCAAATTTGATAATGCACGATCAAGCCGTTACACTAGTTGTACCAAAAACCTTGGACCAGTTTCCG GGTGGCGATCATTACGGAATTAAAAGTTCAGAACTGGATGTGTATTTGAAAGGATTTCAGGACTATACTCAGTCATGA
- the LOC140946208 gene encoding DNA-directed RNA polymerase III subunit RPC1-like, with the protein MVKDQFRESGVTKKISHVNFGLFSPEQMHQYAHIHCVSKNLYNQDPGRTPISFGVLDPHMGTSSKDRGCETCGKPLADCVGHYGYLDLALPIFHVGFFRSTIVILQTICKTCSRVLLPPQEKKQFLDQLSRPAVSSLMRKGIKKKIVEKCKKISHCPYCEALNGFVRKSGMMKIVHEKYKSTRKYVDPVISEFQASFESAIDYNKELDNLLNKAQEVLNPLRVITLFEQIPDQDCSLLLMRPELGRPENLIVTRLLVPPVCIRPSVVSDLQSGTNEDDLTMKLTEIIFLNDVISKHRATGAKIQMIMEDWDFLQLQCALYINSEMSGIPLSMQPKKGSRGFVQRLKGKQGRFRGNLSGKRVDYSGRTVISPDPNLHIDQVAVPELVAKVLTYPEKVTEANIKLMKQLILNGADKHPGANFIQQRQTNIRKFLKYGNRKQIVKELKCGDIVERHLMDGDVVLFNRQPSLHKLSIMAHQAVVRPHRTFRFNECVCTPYNADFDGDEMNLHLPQTEEAKAEALTLMGVKSNLVTPRNGEPLIAAIQDFITGAYLLTQKEVFLDRSHITQLLAYILAGKDVNIRIDLPPPVILKPVKLWTGKQVFNVVLRPNKDMPIKMNLRTKGKQYSNGEDLCINDSYVVIHNSELMCGALDKAVLGSGSKNSIFYVLLRDFGGQAAADAMWRVARVCPFFLSNRGFSIGIGDVTPGQGLLRAKDQLLSNGYSKCDNFIQDFKEGKLQTQPGCSADDTLEAVILKELSVIRDHAGKACLRELHKSNSPLTMAVCGSKGSFINISQMIACVGQQAISGKRIPNGFEDRALPHFKRHSKSPAAKGFVKNSFYSGLTPTEFFFHTMAGREGLVDTAVKTAETGYMQRRLVKSLEDLATQYDLTVRNSVGHIVQFMYGGDGLDPTDMEGKDKPLDFNRVFSHVQCSVPMKDESPLSPEDIRSFALQAIDGSDFQDCGTEFKKDLKSFLEDIAEKVEMKHRKLSLDRSRKLGELPKVLSWLDRCTRSQLVDFLNLCKEKYSRAKIEPGTAVGALCAQSIGEPGTQMTLKTFHFAGVASMNITLGVPRIKEIINASRFISTPIISAQLMNDKNPEDARAVKGRIEKTLLGEVSEYIEEVFLPDSCFILVKLAVDRIKLLKLEVDVDSIRFSICNAKKLKLKPQQVTALSNSEICIYPSESSKSSLHYTMQTLKTDLPDVLIKGHKNVNRAIIHVDEAKGDTYKLLVEGDDLLSVMSTVGVKGTATTSNNTAEVEKVLGIEAARSTIMNEINVTMKSHGMSIDARHVMLLADLMTYKGEVLGITRFGLAKMKESVLMLASFEKTSDHLFDAALHGQTDSIDGVSECIIMGIPMNIGTGMFKLLHKYPFR; encoded by the exons ATGGTGAAAGACCAGTTCAGAGAGTCTGGAGTCACCAAAAAGAT AAGCCATGtcaactttggtttgttttcacCTGAGCAAATGCACCAATATGCTCATATTCACTGTGTCAGCAAAAACTTGTATAATCAGGATCCTGGCCGTACCCCCATTTCATTTGGGGTGTTGGATCCTCATATG GGTACAAGTAGCAAAGACCGGGGTTGTGAAACATGTGGCAAACCATTGGCTGACTGTGTTGGTCACTATGGTTACTTAGATCTTGCACTCCCAATTTTCCATGTTGGCTTCTTTAGATCAACCATTGTAATTCTACAAACTATATGTAAA ACATGTTCACGGGTTCTTTTACCACCCCAAGAGAAGAAGCAGTTTTTGGATCAGTTAAGTCGGCCTGCTGTCTCTTCTCTGATGAGGaaaggaataaagaaaaagatagttgaaaagtgtaaaaagatTTCTCACTGTCCTTACTGTGAGGCCTTGAATG GTTTTGTCCGAAAGAGTGGCATGATGAAAATTGTTCATGAAAAGTACAAGTCAACCAGGAAATATGTTGATCCTGTCATCTCAGAATTTCAGGCATCATTTGAATCAGCCATTGATTATAACAAAGAACTGGACAACTTACTGAACAAAGCCCAG GAAGTGCTAAACCCGTTACGAGTTATAACTTTGTTTGAGCAAATACCAGACCAG GACTGCTCATTGCTTTTGATGAGGCCGGAGCTGGGAAGACCAGAAAACCTTATAGTAACACGTCTTCTAGTCCCTCCAGTCTGCATACGGCCGTCAGTAGTTAGTGACCTGCAAAGTGGAAC cAATGAAGATGACCTGACCATGAAGCTGACAGAAATAATTTTCCTCAATGATGTCATTAGCAAACATAGAGCCACAGGGGCCAAAATTCAGATGATAATG GAGGACTGGGACTTTCTTCAGCTTCAGTGTGCACTATACATCAACAGTGAAATGTCAGGGATTCCTCTGAGTATGCAG CCCAAGAAAGGATCCAGAGGATTTGTACAGCGACTGAAAGGAAAGCAGGGTCGATTCAGAGGAAATTTGTCTGGAAAGAGGGTTGACTACTCTGGACGAACTGTCATCTCTCCAGATCCAAACCTTCACATTGATCAG GTTGCAGTACCAGAGCTTGTGGCTAAAGTTCTCACATATCCTGAAAAG GTGACAGAAGCCAACATAAAGCTGATGAAGCAGTTGATTCTGAATGGTGCTGATAAACACCCAGGAGCAAACTTCATTCAACAAAGACAAACCAACATACGAAA GTTTCTAAAGTATGGCAACAGAAAACAAATAGTGAAAGAATTAAAG TGTGGTGATATCGTGGAGCGCCATTTGATGGATGGAGATGTTGTGTTGTTCAACAGACAACCTTCTCTTCACAAACTCAGCATCATGGCTCATCAG GCTGTTGTTCGACCTCATCGGACCTTCCGTTTCAACGAGTGCGTCTGTACTCCTTACAATGCAGACTTTGATGGCGATGAAATGAATCTTCATCTTCCACAAACAGAAGAGGCCAAGGCTGAAGCACTCACTCTAATGGGT GTAAAATCTAATTTAGTGACACCACGCAATGGTGAACCTCTCATTGCGGCTATACAAGATTTCATCACAG GGGCGTACCTTCTGACCCAGAAAGAAGTTTTTCTTGACCGGAGTCACATCACTCAGTTGCTGGCCTACATTCTGGCTGGAAAAGATGTTAATATAAGAATCGATCTCCCACCCCCGGTTATTCTCAAG CCAGTAAAACTCTGGACCGGAAAGCAAGTCTTCAATGTTGTGCTGAGACCAAACAAGGATATGCCAATCAAGATGAACTTACGGACAAAAGGCAAACAATATTCAAATGGAGAAGATCTTTGCATTAATGACTCTT ATGTAGTAATTCATAACAGTGAACTAATGTGTGGTGCACTTGATAAAGCTGTTCTTGGGTCCGGATCAAAAAATAGCATTTTCTATGTTCTTCTCAGAGACTTTGGAGGTCAG GCAGCCGCAGATGCTATGTGGAGAGTTGCCAGGGTTTGCCCGTTTTTCCTAA GTAATCGAGGGTTCTCAATTGGCATTGGTGACGTCACTCCCGGTCAAGGTCTTTTGCGAGCGAAGGACCAACTTCTAAGTAATGG ttaCTCCAAGTGCGATAACTTCATTCAAGACTTTAAAGAAGGCAAGCTACAAACGCAGCCGGGCTGCAGCGCTGATGATACGCTAGAA GCGGTTATCCTCAAGGAACTGTCCGTGATCCGAGATCACGCTGGAAAAGCTTGTCTGCGAGAACTACACAAGTCTAATAGTCCCCTGACTATGGCAGTCTGTGGTTCAAAGG GGTCGTTTATTAACATCTCACAGATGATCGCATGTGTTGGGCAGCAGGCCATTTCTGGCAAAAGAATCCCCAATGGATTTGAAGACAGAGCCCTCCCTCACTTCAAACGACACT CTAAATCTCCAGCGGCCAAAGGATTTGTCAAGAACAGCTTTTACTCTGGTCTTACACCAACAGAATTCTTCTTCCACACCATGGCTGGACGTGAAG GTTTGGTGGATACGGCTGTTAAGACTGCTGAAACCGGTTATATGCAAAGGAGATTAGTAAAG TCTTTAGAGGACCTTGCAACTCAATATGACTTGACAGTTCGCAACTCAGTTGGTCATATAGTACAGTTCATGTACGGAGGAGATGGCCTCGATCCTACTGATATGGAAGGGAAGGACAAACCGCTGGACTTCAATCGCGTCTTCAGTCACGTTCAG TGTTCAGTACCTATGAAAGACGAATCTCCTTTATCTCCAGAAGATATTCGTAGTTTTGCCCTACAAGCTATCGATGGGTCAGATTTCCAAGACTGCGGAACGGAGTTCAAGAAAGATTTGAA GTCTTTCCTGGAAGACATTGCGGAGAAAGTTGAAATGAAGCATCGAAAGCTTAGCCTCGACAG GTCACGTAAACTTGGTGAACTCCCAAAAG tgttGTCTTGGTTAGACCGCTGTACAAGATCTCAACTGGTCGACTTTCTGAACCTGTGTAAAGAGAAATATTCCAGAGCCAAGATTGAACCTGGAACTGCAGTGGGTGCCCTGTGCGCTCAGAGTATTGGGGAGCCTGGCACGCAAATGACGTTGAAAACGTTTCATTTTGCCGGAGTTGCTTCCATGA ACATTACTCTTGGTGTTCCTCGAATAAAGGAAATCATAAATGCCTCACGGTTCATCAGCACACCAATCATCTCGGCACAGCTCATGAACGACAAGAATCCTGAAGATGCGCGAGCGGTCAAAGGGCGGATCGAGAAGACCTTACTAGGGGAG GTTTCCGAGTACATCGAAGAGGTTTTCTTGCCGGACAGTTGTTTTATTCTCGTCAAACTTGCGGTGGACAGAATCAAGTTACTAAAG CTCGAGGTTGATGTCGACTCAATACGATTTTCTATCTGTAATGCGAAGAAACTTAAGTTAAAACCTCAG CAAGTAACCGCCCTCAGTAACTCAGAGATTTGTATTTATCCGAGTGAGAGCAGCAAATCATCTCTCCATTACACGATGCAGACACTTAAGACAGACTTGCCTGACGTCCTCATCAAG GGGCACAAAAACGTAAACAGGGCGATTATCCATGTGGATGAAGCGAAAGGAGACACTTACAAGTTATTGGTGGAAGGAGATGATTTGCTGTCTGTTATGTCCACTGTGG GTGTCAAGGGTACAGCGACTACCTCAAACAATACAGCTGAAGTTGAAAAGGTTCTCGGAATCGAGGCCGCCAG GTCAACCATCATGAATGAAATCAACGTGACAATGAAGAGCCATGGCATGAGCATTGATGCTCGTCACGTGATGTTACTGGCTGATCTGATGACATATAAG GGAGAAGTGCTTGGTATAACAAGGTTCGGTTTGGCGAAGATGAAAGAAAGTGTTCTTATGCTTGCGTCG TTCGAAAAGACGTCGGATCATTTGTTCGACGCAGCGTTGCACGGACAGACAGACTCTATTGATG GTGTAAGCGAGTGTATCATTATGGGTATTCCAATGAACATCGGTACAGGAATGTTCAAACTTCTTCACAAATATCCTTTCAGATAG